Proteins from a genomic interval of Maylandia zebra isolate NMK-2024a linkage group LG15, Mzebra_GT3a, whole genome shotgun sequence:
- the LOC143412736 gene encoding interferon-induced protein 44-like yields the protein MGGGSSSSSSFEPPPSPTLVEPWRTVSWGNNQGDLQYVQGYKPENNSIKHLRVLVYGPVGSGKSSFINSVSSILQGRIAIPAAASAMTSDRSFTAKYQTHKIKEGRGSSATTYPVVFNDIMGLEEGTNSGVLPDDIKLAMMGHVKEGHVFNPIAPLSEKDPDYNRTPSADEKAHIVVCLLSANASEIKQSVLQKMYRVRQMASELEIPHMMIITKIDDACTETEKNLRNVYKSKYLKKKMEEFSSDVGIPMNCIFPVKNYSHEIDLNEDVDTLILSVLRRIIDFGDDFIEKS from the exons AAATAACCAGGGGGATCTTCAGTATGTGCAGGGGTACAAGCCTGAAAACAATAGCATTAAACACCTCCGAGTTCTTGTGTACGGACCGGTTGGATCTGGAAAGTCCAGCTTCATCAACTCTGTCAGCAGCATCCTGCAAGGCAGAATTGCAATTCCTGCTGCAGCCAGTGCAATGACCTCTGACAGAAGTTTCACCGCAAAG TATCaaactcataaaataaaagaaggaCGAGGAAGCTCAGCTACAACTTACCCTGTGGTCTTCAATGACATCATGGGTCTAGAGGAGGGGACTAACTCTGGTGTTCTTCCTGATGACATCAAACTGGCCATGATGGGACACGTGAAGGAGGGTCACGTG tTCAATCCAATCGCACCACTGTCAGAAAAGGATCCCGACTACAACCGGACCCCTTCTGCAGACGAGAAAGCTCATATTGTGGTCTGTCTGCTTTCTGCCAACGCATCAGAAATTAAGCAATCAGTTCTGCAGAAGATGTACAGAGTCAGACAGATGGCCAGTGAACTTG AGATTCCTCACATGATGATCATCACCAAAATCGATGATGCCTGTACAGAAACTGAAAAGAACCTCAGGAATGTGTATAAGAGCAAATATTTGAAGAAGAAG ATGGAAGAATTCAGCTCTGATGTGGGAATCCCGATGAACTGCATctttcctgtgaaaaactacagCCATGAAATTGACCTGAACGAGGATGTTGACACGCTGATTCTGAGCGTGCTCAGACGCATAATAGACTTTGGAGACGATTTCATTGAGAAATCGTAA